A segment of the Leptolyngbya sp. NIES-3755 genome:
TAGAGCAGCGTTCCGAAAAGCAAAGAGACTTGTGATACAGCTTAAACTCGATTTGCGGTTTTGATATATTTCTGGAACCAAGTATTTTCATCTGCCTTAATCTCGATCACTTGAATAAATTGCCCAAATGCTTCGATTAAGTCCGGATTCCGCCACCCTTGTTTCATTTCCTCATGAATAATTCGCAGCGCTTCTTCGGGTGGAAATGCTTTCTTATAAGGACGCTCGCTCGTCAGTGCATCATAAATATCAATCACCTGAAAGACCTGAGCTAAGAACGGAATTTGATCACCCTGCAATCCGTCCGGATATCCCGATCCATCCCACCGCTCATGATGATGCCGAATAATCGGTACAACTCCCCGCATCGTTCGCAACGGCTGACAGATCTTCTCACCGATCAGGACATGCTGCTTCATGATTTGGAATTCTTCTTCGGTGAATCTGCCACGTTTTAGCAGGACGCTATCTGGAATTCCCACTTTGCCAATATCGTGCAGATAGCCGCCCCACATCAGGTCGCGAATTTGCGATCGCGTTAATCCCAAAAATTCCCCGAACGCTTTCCCCCGCAAAACAAGCCGTTCACAGTGATCTCCAGTATTCGGATCGCGACTTTCAACCGTTCTCGCGATCGAAAACAGAACTTTCTCTGCATGGTCTAAATCTTCATTCAGACGTTTTTGACGAATGAGCGACTTCACTCGTGCAGAGAGTTCCAATTGATCAAACGGCTTGGTGAGAAAATCATCGCCACCTGCTTCAATTCCTCTGAGGCGCGATCGTCGATCGTCCAAGGCTGTAATAAATACGATCGGAGTCAGGCGTGTATGTTCATCTTCCTTGAGCCGACGACAGACCTCATAGCCATCCATTCCAGGCATCATCACATCGAGCAGGATTAGATCCGGATTTGTCTCTTGCAGTTGGGATAATGCTGCAACACCGCTTTCTGCTTCTATTACGTCGTAGCCTTCCACAGAGAGCAATGCCACAGCCGTCATCCGGCTCGATGGATGATCATCGACGACTAAAATTTTGGGTCGTTCCAAGTCCAGGTCATTCACAAGGAAAACGCCTATATCACTGAACAATATGAGAGAGCAACAGACGCGATCGCCGTTGAGTTGCCTTTTCTCAGTATGGGCAAAGTGATTCTCAAAATAATCAGAGAATTTACACGGAACTATTCAACGGCTTCATTCACCGGGAATCGATCGAGGAGTTGAATTGCCCGAATTGCGTTCGTCCGAATCGTCTGTGAGAGATTTGGCGTGTGCGGAATTTGGGAGAGCAAATCGACAGTCCGACGCAAAATTCGGACGACATCGCCTTCATCCAGGCTAGTATTTCTACACAGTTCGACCCAATCGACTCCAAGTGCCCACTGTTCGACCAATCCCACCATTTCGTCTTCGAGCCAGACTGGGAATGCGACTTGATAACGCCGCTGAAGTTGGAAAAGTTGACGACGAATGCTGCGAAGTTCACTCAAAGCTTCGAGAACCGCGTCGGACACATCGTAGCGAGTCCAAGTATCGGGGCGAGACACTTCTGTGACTAGAGCCGCACAAGCCGCCGCAAAATGATGGGGATCAAGATGATCGAGTTCGCCAGACATGAGGGCAAGACCCAACCAGAGTTCGTTATCGCCTCGAATCGCTGCGGTGGCTTGTCCTAGAACCGTTGGTGTAAGGTCATCTA
Coding sequences within it:
- a CDS encoding response regulator receiver modulated metal dependent phosphohydrolase (similar to AA sequence:cyanobase_aa:LBDG_42210); translated protein: MNDLDLERPKILVVDDHPSSRMTAVALLSVEGYDVIEAESGVAALSQLQETNPDLILLDVMMPGMDGYEVCRRLKEDEHTRLTPIVFITALDDRRSRLRGIEAGGDDFLTKPFDQLELSARVKSLIRQKRLNEDLDHAEKVLFSIARTVESRDPNTGDHCERLVLRGKAFGEFLGLTRSQIRDLMWGGYLHDIGKVGIPDSVLLKRGRFTEEEFQIMKQHVLIGEKICQPLRTMRGVVPIIRHHHERWDGSGYPDGLQGDQIPFLAQVFQVIDIYDALTSERPYKKAFPPEEALRIIHEEMKQGWRNPDLIEAFGQFIQVIEIKADENTWFQKYIKTANRV